In a genomic window of Gloeocapsopsis dulcis:
- a CDS encoding DMT family transporter, whose protein sequence is MLGFALVFIGSICLAAQNVLLRIVFVNNLVFGVLPFGGFVAPSLANSLLLLQLRAVFMLPLMVLLAPKLHATTWMNLKQLLYPQKRPLLIKSFISSFALFLSLALLFIALAKIPAGVATVLFFIHPAITAILAWRIFGDRPTWLRWVVLTIIFTGSFLVAPSLTTTADSDTLIGVGAALGAGVAYAIQGILAQICFREIHPVPFTVISCTVILVFSSISLLLVNIDVADLQLILWIVSLIAALLTLTGQLLYNFGIHLANAAIASIVAISNPTSTAILAWVIIQEALQGRQILGVILVALGVGLLSQEKSHKTKDSN, encoded by the coding sequence ATGCTTGGCTTTGCGCTAGTTTTCATAGGTTCCATCTGTCTCGCTGCTCAAAACGTGTTGTTGCGGATTGTTTTTGTCAATAACCTTGTTTTTGGTGTACTGCCCTTTGGTGGATTTGTTGCTCCTAGTCTGGCAAACTCATTGTTGCTTTTGCAGTTACGAGCGGTATTTATGTTACCGTTAATGGTTTTGCTGGCACCAAAGCTTCACGCTACAACATGGATGAACTTAAAGCAATTGCTCTATCCCCAAAAGCGCCCACTACTTATTAAATCTTTCATCAGTAGTTTTGCTTTATTTTTATCCCTAGCACTTCTGTTCATTGCCCTGGCGAAGATTCCTGCTGGCGTTGCTACAGTTTTATTCTTTATTCATCCAGCAATTACTGCGATACTCGCTTGGCGAATTTTTGGCGATCGCCCGACATGGTTGCGGTGGGTGGTTTTAACCATCATCTTCACTGGAAGTTTTCTTGTAGCACCTAGTCTCACAACGACAGCTGACAGCGATACTTTAATTGGTGTTGGGGCAGCATTAGGAGCAGGAGTAGCTTATGCTATTCAGGGCATTCTGGCGCAAATTTGCTTTCGAGAAATTCATCCTGTTCCGTTTACTGTTATTAGTTGTACAGTCATTTTGGTGTTTTCTAGCATCAGTTTATTACTTGTCAATATTGATGTTGCCGATCTTCAGCTCATTTTGTGGATTGTTAGCTTAATTGCAGCTCTACTCACACTAACAGGACAACTGCTGTACAATTTTGGCATTCATTTAGCCAATGCTGCGATCGCCTCAATTGTTGCGATTAGTAATCCTACTTCGACAGCAATTTTAGCATGGGTGATTATTCAAGAAGCTCTACAAGGTAGACAAATCTTAGGCGTGATTTTGGTAGCGTTAGGAGTTGGACTACTTAGTCAAGAGAAATCACACAAGACAAAAGATAGTAATTAA
- a CDS encoding peptidoglycan DD-metalloendopeptidase family protein — protein MKKVKAVPASAKSKAVLKEQLQPVQPKVKRRVRTSVAMMAIAISMGGPNLLLTRHDRAPAAEIPQGEEPTASKLVATTTPEQATPVVVEAVPAPVNTSTAPMSIAPAPELPVKSTVSQPVSPPAAKSTVQVKTPTRTTPIRVEQRQQDLAMDASPRKYTEPKSIAPSQVETTTVNSSHQANTAKAQAVRQDRLVQQLKSANINQSSAVQQNSSTQPLSNTNRNQLQTASATTTKDSSAISARQKLLVNRLKQQSNHSINSSAELRSEEFNSSTSNVVTPKVVGSARQNTANNSNIQLNQPTTVVPSQSNYEVPSQNQATVQPQPGGANQSTINTQPQILYNPQSSRSLDPLNIAPPITRTPQTTRIEPNTNSIVVDIKESIGTAPEAVIPQGVQQRITDPVNANSSQNSASAILPTTPAEFEVTNELQNVTPSSTQDTVAQVTETTRRQDLVQRLRNQTTQTNQSVVAEAENLNTPDTVYVISQAIEDTAKVSVQAALSTAYQVKPGDTLTAIAREYGVPLHELISANQISNPDRLQINQSITIPTSVYNGVAQNIGVSDRPLQQNTAVVPVVSTTISDDSEGQVPTLVAHNNLTVNAADQQTTQPVPQVVNNSTGMGGSLSNEEPLDPPSFYVQGLKAEIEQLRQKYNTQLASSSGTVTQQQTKAIETVDVAAAPVVKTKSVAPVTNRPSRPRATKSEPVNPEFRVAQATNSNSKTIRARLATAPSNVDPTEALHSLRGRQVTPELPPLGAADMYLPRTGMSAPFNGYIWPAKGVLSSGYGWRWGRMHRGIDVAAPVGTPIFAAASGVVVRAGWNSGGYGNLVDIRHPNGSLTRYAHNNRILVRAGQEVEQGQHIAEMGSTGFSTGPHLHFEVHAAGKGAVNPIALLPQR, from the coding sequence ATGAAAAAGGTTAAGGCTGTTCCTGCTAGTGCCAAAAGCAAAGCAGTTTTGAAGGAACAATTGCAGCCCGTTCAGCCCAAAGTCAAACGGCGAGTGCGCACTTCGGTCGCAATGATGGCGATCGCGATTTCAATGGGAGGACCCAACCTTTTACTGACTCGACACGATCGCGCACCAGCAGCTGAAATACCACAAGGTGAAGAACCGACAGCTAGTAAATTGGTGGCAACAACCACCCCAGAACAGGCAACGCCAGTAGTCGTAGAAGCTGTGCCAGCGCCAGTAAATACATCTACGGCTCCCATGTCGATTGCACCTGCTCCTGAGTTACCAGTCAAGAGTACTGTGTCTCAGCCAGTGAGTCCTCCTGCTGCAAAAAGCACAGTGCAAGTAAAAACGCCTACCAGAACAACTCCAATTCGAGTTGAACAGCGGCAACAAGATTTGGCAATGGATGCAAGTCCAAGAAAATACACAGAACCCAAATCAATAGCACCAAGCCAAGTAGAAACAACTACCGTAAATAGTAGTCACCAAGCCAACACAGCTAAAGCACAAGCTGTACGTCAAGACCGCTTGGTACAGCAATTAAAATCAGCAAACATCAATCAGTCGAGTGCGGTTCAGCAGAACTCATCTACACAGCCACTCAGCAATACTAATCGCAATCAACTGCAAACAGCATCAGCAACGACAACGAAAGATAGTAGTGCCATTAGTGCTAGACAAAAGTTGTTAGTTAATCGCTTAAAGCAACAATCGAACCACTCAATTAATAGTTCGGCGGAGTTGCGGTCTGAGGAGTTCAATTCGTCTACAAGTAATGTAGTCACCCCAAAAGTAGTAGGATCTGCTAGACAAAATACTGCAAATAACAGCAATATCCAGCTTAATCAACCAACAACAGTTGTCCCTAGCCAGTCTAACTACGAAGTGCCAAGTCAAAATCAGGCAACTGTGCAGCCGCAGCCAGGAGGCGCAAATCAAAGTACTATCAATACTCAACCGCAAATTCTATATAATCCACAGTCTTCGCGCAGCTTAGATCCGCTCAATATTGCACCTCCTATTACTAGAACACCTCAAACAACACGGATTGAACCCAACACCAATAGTATCGTTGTCGATATCAAGGAATCTATAGGAACAGCACCCGAAGCAGTCATTCCACAAGGAGTACAACAACGCATTACTGATCCAGTGAATGCAAACAGTAGTCAAAATTCAGCTAGTGCAATATTGCCAACAACACCAGCAGAATTTGAAGTTACCAACGAGCTACAAAATGTCACACCAAGTTCTACCCAGGATACAGTAGCTCAAGTCACAGAAACTACAAGACGACAAGACCTTGTTCAGCGGTTACGAAATCAAACAACACAAACAAACCAAAGTGTAGTTGCCGAGGCTGAGAACTTAAATACGCCAGACACAGTTTATGTGATTTCTCAAGCAATCGAGGACACAGCTAAAGTGAGTGTCCAAGCGGCATTATCAACAGCTTACCAAGTAAAACCAGGAGATACATTAACTGCGATCGCTCGAGAATATGGAGTTCCGCTGCATGAGCTGATTAGTGCCAACCAGATCTCTAATCCTGATCGGCTGCAGATTAATCAAAGTATTACTATTCCAACGTCAGTATACAATGGTGTTGCTCAAAATATAGGTGTCAGCGATCGCCCTCTACAGCAAAACACCGCAGTTGTGCCAGTAGTATCTACGACAATCTCTGACGACAGCGAAGGGCAAGTACCCACACTAGTTGCCCACAATAACCTCACAGTAAACGCGGCAGATCAACAGACAACACAGCCTGTACCACAAGTTGTTAACAACTCAACCGGTATGGGTGGTAGTCTCTCCAATGAGGAACCGCTTGATCCACCGAGTTTTTACGTCCAAGGGTTAAAAGCAGAAATTGAACAGTTACGACAAAAATACAACACTCAACTTGCTAGTTCTTCAGGTACTGTTACCCAGCAGCAAACTAAAGCAATAGAAACTGTAGATGTTGCTGCTGCACCTGTGGTCAAAACTAAATCAGTGGCTCCTGTGACTAATCGTCCAAGCCGCCCCCGCGCCACTAAATCTGAACCAGTTAATCCAGAATTTCGTGTTGCTCAAGCAACTAATTCTAACTCTAAGACAATTAGAGCTAGACTAGCAACTGCGCCTAGCAATGTTGATCCTACTGAAGCACTACACTCGCTACGAGGACGGCAGGTAACTCCAGAACTACCACCGTTAGGTGCAGCAGATATGTATCTGCCTAGAACTGGTATGTCAGCACCATTCAACGGTTATATTTGGCCAGCGAAAGGAGTTCTCTCTTCTGGCTATGGTTGGCGTTGGGGAAGAATGCACCGAGGTATTGATGTTGCTGCACCTGTCGGAACTCCTATTTTTGCTGCTGCTTCTGGTGTTGTTGTCAGGGCAGGCTGGAACTCTGGAGGTTATGGTAATTTAGTTGATATTAGGCATCCTAACGGTTCTCTTACTCGCTATGCCCACAACAATCGCATTTTAGTGCGTGCAGGGCAAGAAGTAGAGCAAGGACAACACATTGCAGAGATGGGTAGCACTGGTTTTAGTACAGGTCCCCACTTGCATTTTGAAGTCCATGCTGCAGGTAAAGGAGCAGTTAATCCTATTGCCTTATTACCTCAGCGTTAG
- the gshA gene encoding glutamate--cysteine ligase: protein MLLSKGFEVEMYTGTPQGDVIGLSDKIVASLDGFVREPDSRNVEYTTSPLWKYEDLLCALLRPRLQLREFLQKLGNYTLIPGSTLALGGSDRFFRSDPNNLYHDYIEQTYGTKVVTASVHINIGIKDPETLLRACRLIRVEAPLYLALSAASPFLDGKATGYHSTRWGLFPQTPTHVPLFESHAHHIRWVEEQLAAGTMQNVRHLWVSVRPNGDRRPYNLNRLELRICDLVSDPISLLAIAALLEARLLQLIADPSLDPLENSTLPATNLPEELLAITTANEIAAAQYGLNAQLTHWQDGRSILARDWIAEIYQDVWAIAKQSGFNCFLSPVQKILREGNEAQQWLQLHSCGFDVRQIITQASLAMRERERELEAELCSPVAA from the coding sequence GTGCTGCTATCAAAAGGTTTTGAAGTCGAAATGTACACTGGTACGCCCCAGGGTGATGTTATCGGTCTTTCAGACAAAATTGTAGCCAGCTTGGATGGATTTGTGCGCGAACCAGATAGTCGCAATGTAGAATATACAACTTCTCCCTTGTGGAAATATGAAGACTTACTGTGTGCCTTGCTGCGTCCGCGATTACAGTTACGCGAATTTCTGCAAAAACTAGGTAACTATACTTTAATACCTGGAAGTACCCTGGCTTTAGGTGGGAGCGATCGCTTTTTTCGCTCTGATCCGAATAATCTGTATCATGACTATATCGAACAAACCTATGGTACTAAGGTAGTCACTGCAAGCGTTCACATTAATATTGGTATTAAAGATCCAGAAACATTGTTGCGTGCATGTCGTTTAATACGAGTAGAAGCTCCACTATATTTAGCTTTGAGCGCCGCATCTCCTTTTCTTGATGGCAAAGCGACAGGCTATCATTCGACACGCTGGGGATTATTTCCGCAAACTCCTACCCACGTACCTTTGTTTGAAAGTCACGCGCATCATATTCGCTGGGTAGAAGAACAGTTAGCAGCAGGTACGATGCAAAACGTACGACACTTGTGGGTATCAGTACGACCAAATGGCGATCGCCGCCCATATAACTTAAATCGTTTAGAACTCCGTATTTGCGATCTTGTTAGCGATCCGATTAGTTTACTTGCGATCGCTGCTTTACTCGAAGCACGACTTTTACAACTTATTGCCGATCCCAGCCTCGATCCACTCGAAAATAGTACTTTACCTGCAACAAATCTTCCAGAAGAACTGTTGGCAATTACTACAGCAAATGAAATTGCAGCAGCACAGTACGGCTTGAATGCTCAATTGACGCATTGGCAAGACGGTAGAAGCATTTTAGCGCGAGATTGGATTGCTGAAATTTATCAAGATGTTTGGGCGATCGCTAAACAAAGTGGCTTTAACTGTTTTCTTTCCCCAGTCCAAAAAATTCTCCGCGAAGGTAACGAAGCGCAGCAGTGGTTACAACTTCACTCTTGTGGTTTTGATGTCCGGCAAATTATAACTCAAGCCAGCTTAGCGATGCGCGAACGGGAACGCGAACTAGAAGCTGAATTATGTTCTCCTGTAGCTGCTTAG
- a CDS encoding PrsW family glutamic-type intramembrane protease, with translation MTSTSSHKSFLRQLPSQGTIEQRYLLSTTQETVLGREPQCQIAVDPFLYSSVSRRHAKVEPVSSSSSNLTWQVCDLSSANGTYINGKRLQGCKVLRAGDRISLGEDGPEFIFECQSTNNSFPPAVASGFPTSNSRPIIPNSVKNTSTNLNNNSVTSTQLFPIFSTGKDLAQKTYLIPASVTVGFTILMFAAIGEPMLFNLLLATYISGAAYYFIYKLCGKQKPWWVLLGSALMTAILIPSPVFGLLAVIFRGILPGGGVFNPNNNFLSALVAHFFGAGLLEELLKALPVLAAYYVGKQVQRSWREKIGVWEPLDGILLGTASAVGFTLVETLGQYVPNLVQNVAVEAGIGAGELVVCQALIEG, from the coding sequence ATGACAAGCACTTCTTCTCACAAAAGCTTTTTGCGGCAGTTGCCATCTCAAGGCACGATTGAACAGCGTTACTTACTCTCAACTACCCAGGAAACGGTTTTAGGGCGCGAACCACAATGCCAAATTGCGGTAGATCCGTTCTTGTACAGTTCTGTTTCTCGCAGACACGCCAAAGTAGAACCTGTTTCAAGTTCTTCGTCTAATCTGACTTGGCAAGTTTGCGATCTTAGTAGTGCTAATGGCACTTATATTAATGGTAAGCGCTTACAAGGTTGCAAGGTTTTACGGGCAGGCGATCGCATTTCTCTTGGTGAAGATGGACCTGAATTTATCTTTGAGTGCCAATCTACTAATAATTCTTTCCCCCCCGCAGTTGCATCCGGTTTCCCCACTTCCAATTCTCGCCCTATCATTCCTAATTCCGTCAAAAATACTTCAACAAACCTGAATAATAATAGTGTTACTTCAACTCAGTTATTTCCAATTTTCTCAACTGGAAAAGATTTAGCTCAAAAAACTTATTTAATCCCTGCCAGTGTAACAGTAGGATTTACCATTTTGATGTTTGCAGCAATAGGTGAGCCTATGCTGTTTAATCTACTGTTAGCAACATACATTTCTGGGGCAGCTTATTACTTCATATACAAACTTTGTGGCAAGCAAAAACCTTGGTGGGTGTTGCTCGGCTCAGCTTTAATGACAGCAATACTTATTCCTAGCCCTGTGTTTGGCTTACTCGCAGTAATTTTTCGCGGCATCCTCCCTGGTGGAGGTGTTTTTAATCCCAACAATAACTTTTTATCAGCTTTAGTAGCACATTTTTTCGGTGCTGGGCTACTTGAAGAACTGCTCAAGGCATTGCCAGTGTTAGCAGCATACTACGTTGGTAAACAAGTTCAACGCTCTTGGCGAGAAAAAATTGGAGTTTGGGAACCGCTAGACGGAATTTTGCTGGGAACAGCCTCTGCTGTTGGATTTACTCTGGTTGAAACTTTAGGACAGTATGTTCCTAACCTAGTACAGAATGTAGCCGTTGAAGCTGGAATTGGGGCTGGAGAGCTAGTGGTTTGTCAAGCTTTAATTGAGGGGTAG
- a CDS encoding PrsW family glutamic-type intramembrane protease — MAYSGYFGYFIGLSILKPSKRWSILAIGYLSSAGLHAFWNATASSNFVLAIVIGIISYAFLAAAILKARQLSPLRLHNFATQFFNR; from the coding sequence ATGGCTTATAGTGGCTACTTCGGTTACTTCATTGGTTTAAGCATTTTAAAACCGAGTAAGCGTTGGTCAATTTTGGCAATTGGTTACTTGAGTTCCGCCGGACTCCATGCTTTTTGGAATGCTACTGCTTCGAGTAATTTCGTTTTAGCAATAGTTATAGGAATTATTTCTTATGCTTTCTTAGCAGCGGCTATTCTCAAGGCTCGTCAACTTTCACCACTGCGATTGCATAACTTTGCTACTCAATTCTTTAACAGGTAG
- a CDS encoding ABC transporter permease subunit has translation MFASLKIAASFAFVGSVIAESVASNGGMGYLIVVASSNFDVPLAFAGLLALAVLGIVLYGFFVILEKYAIYWAR, from the coding sequence TTGTTTGCTTCGCTCAAGATTGCCGCTTCTTTCGCCTTTGTTGGTTCCGTCATTGCTGAGTCTGTCGCCTCCAACGGTGGGATGGGCTATCTCATCGTTGTTGCTAGTTCCAATTTTGATGTTCCACTCGCCTTTGCTGGACTTTTAGCCTTAGCTGTTTTAGGAATAGTGCTTTACGGCTTTTTTGTCATCTTGGAAAAATATGCAATTTACTGGGCAAGGTGA
- a CDS encoding tRNA (cytidine(34)-2'-O)-methyltransferase, translating into MPQIVLVHPQIPPNTGNIARTCAATGTELHLVGPLGFEISDRYLKRAGLDYWPYVNLHYHETLYTFQSHYQQRGGRTLGFSVRGNTNYAAFQFQADDWLLFGSETTGLPPEVISECTATLYIPMPHPKVRSLNLSVSVAIGLFEARRQLGYLV; encoded by the coding sequence ATGCCTCAGATTGTCTTAGTTCATCCCCAAATTCCCCCAAACACTGGAAATATTGCTCGTACTTGTGCTGCAACAGGTACAGAGCTACATTTAGTTGGACCTTTAGGATTTGAGATTAGCGATCGCTACTTAAAGCGCGCTGGTCTAGATTACTGGCCATACGTAAATCTGCACTACCATGAAACACTTTATACTTTTCAGTCTCACTACCAACAACGGGGTGGGCGTACGCTTGGTTTTAGTGTGAGAGGAAACACCAATTATGCTGCGTTCCAGTTCCAAGCTGATGATTGGTTGCTCTTCGGTAGTGAAACGACTGGTTTGCCACCTGAGGTGATATCTGAATGTACTGCTACGCTTTATATTCCCATGCCACACCCAAAGGTTCGTAGTTTAAATCTTTCGGTGAGCGTTGCAATAGGCTTATTTGAAGCTCGGCGTCAACTAGGATATCTTGTATAA
- a CDS encoding methyltransferase domain-containing protein, with the protein MSLFFVLGIIFVLLIAAIALYLFTARRYQSSDSVANSYDQWTEDGILEFYWGEHIHLGHYGSPPQGKDFLTAKSDFVHEMVRWGGLDKFSPGTTVLDVGCGIGGSSRILAQDYGFAVTGITISPQQVLRAEQLTPKELDVRFQVDDAMAMSFPDASFDVVWSIEAGPHMPDKAIFAKELIRVLKPGGVLVVADWNQRDARQKPLNFWERPVMRQLLDQWSHPEFASIERFAELLAETGFVEGEVITADWTEPTLPSWLDSIWQGVARPKGLVRFGLPGLLKSLREVPTLLLMRLAFGTGLCRFGMFRAVRNNKETVHELRAVHAKAIGHK; encoded by the coding sequence ATGAGTTTATTTTTTGTCTTAGGAATTATCTTTGTTCTGTTGATAGCTGCGATCGCTCTCTATCTATTCACCGCCCGTCGTTATCAATCATCTGACTCGGTTGCCAACTCCTACGACCAATGGACTGAAGACGGAATTTTAGAGTTTTATTGGGGCGAGCACATTCATTTAGGACATTATGGTTCGCCACCACAAGGCAAGGATTTTCTAACTGCTAAATCTGACTTTGTACATGAAATGGTGCGCTGGGGTGGTTTAGATAAGTTTTCCCCTGGTACAACAGTTTTGGATGTTGGCTGTGGTATTGGAGGTAGCAGCCGTATTTTGGCACAGGATTACGGCTTTGCCGTCACCGGAATTACTATTAGCCCTCAGCAAGTGCTCCGCGCCGAGCAACTTACTCCTAAAGAACTGGATGTCCGGTTTCAGGTAGACGATGCTATGGCGATGTCGTTTCCCGATGCAAGTTTTGATGTAGTCTGGTCGATTGAGGCGGGTCCTCATATGCCCGATAAAGCGATTTTCGCCAAAGAGTTGATACGAGTGCTAAAGCCTGGTGGCGTGCTAGTTGTTGCTGACTGGAATCAGCGAGATGCGCGTCAAAAGCCACTCAATTTTTGGGAAAGACCTGTGATGCGGCAACTACTAGATCAGTGGTCTCATCCTGAATTTGCCAGCATTGAAAGATTTGCTGAACTTTTGGCAGAGACAGGATTTGTTGAAGGAGAAGTCATCACCGCTGATTGGACAGAACCAACTCTACCGTCCTGGCTTGATTCTATTTGGCAAGGTGTGGCTCGACCCAAAGGCTTGGTACGGTTTGGTTTACCAGGATTACTCAAGTCTCTGAGAGAAGTTCCGACCCTACTTCTGATGCGGTTAGCATTTGGCACAGGGCTTTGCCGATTCGGAATGTTTCGTGCTGTCCGAAACAATAAAGAAACAGTACATGAGTTACGAGCAGTTCATGCAAAGGCAATTGGTCACAAATAG
- a CDS encoding histone deacetylase family protein translates to MDLPIVYHPDYVVPLPAGHRFPMPKFSQLYELLIADGVAHPLQFYAPEYPLEEWITLVHTPEYVQAYCTGTLDAKAQRRIGLPWSSALVNRTCIAVSGTILTAKLALSHGLACNTAGGTHHAFPSYGSGFCIFNDLAIAARVLQKLQLVEKVLIVDLDVHQGDGTAYIFQDDTSVFTFSMHCEVNFPGTKQKSDLDVPLPVGMEDDAYLQTLASYLPDLLAEVKPDLVLYDAGVDPHAGDRLGKLALTDAGIYRREMQVLSTCVGSGYPVACVIGGGYADDFKSLVYRHSLLHRAASEVYRHSWL, encoded by the coding sequence ATGGACTTACCAATCGTTTATCATCCTGACTATGTAGTACCTCTGCCTGCAGGTCATCGCTTTCCGATGCCTAAGTTTAGCCAACTCTATGAATTACTCATCGCAGATGGCGTGGCACATCCCCTACAATTTTATGCTCCAGAGTATCCACTAGAGGAATGGATAACGTTAGTTCATACTCCAGAGTATGTTCAAGCCTATTGTACAGGTACACTCGATGCTAAAGCCCAACGACGTATTGGCTTACCTTGGAGTTCTGCGTTAGTCAATCGCACCTGTATCGCTGTTAGCGGGACAATTCTGACTGCTAAATTAGCCCTCAGTCACGGTTTAGCTTGCAACACTGCGGGAGGAACACATCATGCTTTTCCAAGTTATGGTTCTGGTTTTTGTATTTTCAATGATTTGGCGATCGCTGCCCGCGTTTTACAAAAGTTGCAACTTGTTGAAAAAGTGCTGATTGTAGACTTGGATGTGCATCAGGGAGACGGTACTGCATATATCTTTCAGGACGATACGAGTGTTTTTACATTTTCGATGCACTGTGAGGTTAATTTTCCAGGGACAAAACAAAAAAGTGACTTGGATGTTCCTTTACCAGTGGGCATGGAAGACGATGCCTATTTGCAAACTTTGGCAAGTTACTTACCTGATTTACTTGCAGAGGTTAAGCCAGATTTGGTGTTATACGATGCTGGTGTCGATCCGCACGCAGGCGATCGCTTAGGTAAACTAGCACTAACTGATGCTGGGATCTATCGCCGCGAAATGCAAGTTTTAAGTACCTGTGTTGGTAGTGGTTATCCTGTAGCTTGTGTTATTGGTGGTGGTTATGCAGATGACTTTAAAAGTTTGGTTTATCGCCACTCTTTATTGCATAGAGCTGCTAGTGAGGTTTATCGTCATTCCTGGCTATAG
- a CDS encoding IS630 family transposase (programmed frameshift), with protein MVKKYIVDLSVEERAELEQFSTTGRHAADQITRARILLKADSNQRGGSWHDKDIAAALDVGVTTVERVRRRFVEFGLKASLVRQPGGGRKQRCLNGEQEAHLVALVCSDAPNGRARWTMRLLADQMVQLGYVESVSHETVRQALKKTKLQPWRQECWVIPPEQNAEFVCQMESVLQVYQQCYHPDFPVVCLDEASKQLVKETVEPVAVKQRQPMRQDYKYERNGTANLFILCEPIVGWRHLKVTKRRTAVDYAYLLRDLVDIHYPDALLITVVQDNLNTHSPSSLYKAFEPAEARRILNRLEFCHTPKHSSWLNMAEIELSILARQCLNRRIPEFAVLQTEVAAWQEQRNHEQTWINWRFNTADARVKLHRLYPSIKA; from the exons ATGGTAAAGAAATACATCGTTGACCTGAGTGTTGAAGAACGTGCTGAACTTGAGCAGTTCAGCACCACAGGACGACATGCTGCTGACCAGATCACCCGCGCTCGTATCCTACTCAAAGCAGATAGCAATCAGCGAGGGGGTAGTTGGCATGACAAGGACATAGCAGCAGCATTGGATGTAGGAGTGACAACGGTAGAGCGGGTGCGCCGTCGCTTTGTTGAGTTCGGTCTAAAAGCTTCCTTGGTGCGGCAACCAGGTGGAGGCCGCAAGCAACGCTGCTTAAATGGCGAACAAGAAGCACATTTAGTTGCGTTAGTGTGCAGTGATGCTCCAAACGGTCGCGCCCGATGGACAATGCGGCTACTAGCGGACCAAATGGTGCAATTGGGTTATGTCGAGTCAGTAAGTCATGAAACGGTGAGGCAAGCACTTAAAAAAACGA AACTTCAGCCTTGGAGACAGGAGTGCTGGGTGATTCCTCCTGAACAAAATGCTGAGTTTGTTTGCCAGATGGAGTCAGTGCTACAAGTGTATCAACAATGTTATCATCCTGACTTTCCCGTTGTCTGTCTCGATGAAGCCAGCAAACAACTTGTTAAAGAAACTGTTGAACCAGTTGCCGTAAAACAAAGACAACCCATGCGGCAGGATTACAAGTATGAACGCAACGGTACAGCGAATCTATTCATACTTTGTGAACCGATAGTAGGATGGCGACATTTAAAAGTTACTAAACGTCGAACAGCAGTGGATTATGCTTATCTGCTCAGGGATTTAGTAGATATCCATTATCCTGATGCCTTGTTGATTACAGTGGTGCAAGATAATCTTAATACCCATTCTCCCTCCTCCTTGTACAAAGCGTTTGAGCCTGCTGAGGCACGGCGTATTCTCAATCGCCTAGAGTTTTGTCACACTCCTAAGCATAGCAGTTGGCTGAATATGGCAGAGATAGAATTGAGCATTTTGGCACGTCAATGCTTGAATCGACGTATTCCAGAGTTTGCCGTGTTGCAAACTGAGGTAGCTGCCTGGCAAGAGCAACGCAATCATGAGCAGACTTGGATTAATTGGCGCTTCAACACCGCCGATGCACGGGTCAAACTGCATCGACTCTACCCCTCAATTAAAGCTTGA